One part of the Phragmites australis chromosome 3, lpPhrAust1.1, whole genome shotgun sequence genome encodes these proteins:
- the LOC133911566 gene encoding large ribosomal subunit protein eL21z/eL21y-like codes for MPAGHGLRSRTRDLFARPFRKKGYISLTTYLRTYKIGDHVDVKVNGAVHKGMPHKFYHGRTGRVWNVTKRAIGVEINKQVNGRIIRKRIHVRVEHVQPSRCTEEFRLRKAKNDQLKAEAKARGEVISTKRQPEGPKPGFMVEGATLETVTPIPYDVVNDLKGGY; via the exons atgcCGGCGGGGCACGGGCTGCGGTCGCGGACGCGCGACCTGTTCGCGCGGCCGTTCCGCAAGAAGGGGTACATCTCGCTCACGACGTACCTGCGCACCTACAAGATCGGCGACCACGTCGACGTCAAGGTGAACGGCGCCGTGCACAAGGGCATGCCGCACAAGTTCTACCACGGCCGCACCGGGCGCGTCTGGAACGTCACCAAGCGCGCCATCGGCGTTGAGATCAACAAGCAG GTTAATGGCCGCATCATCAGGAAGAGGATCCATGTCCGTGTGGAGCATGTGCAGCCATCTAGGTGCACTGAGGAGTTCCGCCTGCGGAAAGCCAAGAACGACCAGCTCAAGGCGGAAGCCAAGGCCCGTGGCGAGGTCATCAGCACCAAGAGGCAGCCAGAGGGACCAAAGCCTGGGTTCATGGTTGAGGGTGCTACACTTGAGACAGTCACTCCTATTCCTTATGATGTTGTCAATGATCTCAAGGGTGGTTACTAG
- the LOC133911567 gene encoding cell division cycle protein 48 homolog, with amino-acid sequence MADDRAASSAPAVTKKKAANRLVVEEATTDDNSICMLNPATMDKLSIFHGDVVLLKGKRRRDTVCIAMSDEHCEESKIKINKAVRSNLRVRLADVVSVHVCHDAKYGARVHILPVDDTVEGLTGDLLEAYLKPYFLHAYRPVRKGDLFLVRGGMRSVEFKVMDIEPAAEYCIVALDTEIFCDGEPVKREDEERLDDVGYDDVGGMRKQLGQIRELVELPLRHPQLFRSIGVKPPKGILLYGPPGSGKTLIARAVANETGAFFFCINGPEIMSKMAGESESNLRKAFEEAEKNAPSIIFVDEIDSIAPKREKTHGEVEKRIVSQLLTLMDGLKARAHVIVMGATNRPNSIDPALRRFGRFDREIDIGVPDEVGRLEVLRIHTKNMKLAEDVNLEVVAKDTHGYVGADLAALCTEAALQCIREKMDVIDLEDETIDAEILNSMAITNDHLKIALAGTNPSALRETVVEVPNVSWADIGGLEGVKRELQETVQYPVEHPDKFEKFGMSPSKGVLFYGPPGCGKTLLAKAIANECQANFISVKGPELLTMWFGESEANVREIFDKARQSAPCVLFFDELDSIATQRGGSVGDAGGAGDRVLNQLLTEMDGMNAKKTVFIIGATNRPDIIDPALLRPGRLDQLIYIPLPDEASRHQIFKACLRKSPVASNVDLGALAKFTAGFSGADITEICQRACKYAIREDIEKDIERQRKSKENSEDTEVDCTEEPAQIKVPHFEESMKYARRSVSDADIRRYQAFAQTLQQSRGFGSEFRFSTHSKPAEPAVTANADEDDLYN; translated from the coding sequence ATGGCCGACGACAGAGCCGCTTCCTCTGCTCCCGCCGTCACCAAGAAGAAGGCCGCGAACCggctggtggtggaggaggcgaCCACAGACGACAACTCCATCTGTATGCTCAACCCGGCCACCATGGACAAGCTCTCCATCTTCCACGGCGACGTCGTCCTGCTCAAAGGAAAGCGCCGCCGCGACACGGTCTGCATAGCCATGTCGGACGAGCACTGCGAggagagcaagatcaagatcaacaaGGCGGTCCGCTCGAACCTCCGCGTGCGCCTCGCCGACGTCGTGTCCGTGCACGTGTGCCACGACGCCAAGTACGGGGCGCGCGTCCACATCCTCCCCGTCGACGACACCGTCGAGGGCCTCACGGGGGACCTCTTGGAGGCGTACCTGAAGCCTTACTTCCTCCACGCATACCGCCCGGTCCGCAAGGGCGACCTCTTCCTCGTGCGCGGCGGCATGCGGAGCGTCGAGTTCAAGGTCATGGACATCGAGCCTGCGGCTGAGTACTGCATCGTCGCGCTCGACACGGAGATCTTCTGCGACGGCGAGCCAGTGAAGCGTGAGGACGAGGAGAGGCTGGACGACGTCGGCTACGATGACGTCGGAGGCATGCGCAAGCAGTTGGGCCAGATCAGGGAGCTCGTCGAGCTGCCTCTCAGGCACCCGCAGTTGTTCAGGTCCATTGGGGTCAAGCCTCCAAAAGGCATCCTTTTGTACGGCCCTCCCGGCTCCGGCAAGACTCTTATCGCTCGTGCTGTGGCCAACGAGACAGGTGCATTCTTCTTCTGCATCAACGGGCCGGAAATCATGTCGAAGATGGCCGGAGAGAGCGAGAGCAATTTGAGGAAGGCGTTCGAGGAGGCCGAGAAGAACGCGCCATCCATCATCTTCGTTGACGAGATCGACTCGATCGCCCCAAAGAGGGAGAAGACCCACGGGGAGGTTGAGAAGCGTATTGTCTCCCAGCTGCTCACGCTGATGGACGGGCTGAAGGCACGCGCGCATGTTATCGTCATGGGCGCGACGAACCGCCCGAACAGCATCGACCCTGCTTTGAGACGGTTCGGCAGGTTCGATCGCGAGATCGACATTGGCGTGCCGGACGAGGTTGGTCGCCTTGAGGTGTTGCGTATTCATACAAAGAACATGAAGCTCGCTGAGGATGTGAACCTGGAGGTTGTGGCCAAGGACACGCATGGGTATGTTGGTGCTGACCTCGCCGCCCTCTGCACTGAGGCTGCTCTGCAATGCATAAGGGAGAAGATGGACGTGATTGACCTAGAGGACGAGACAATCGATGCAGAAATTCTTAACTCGATGGCCATCACAAATGACCATCTCAAGATTGCTCTTGCTGGCACCAATCCATCTGCGCTACGTGAAACGGTGGTCGAGGTGCCCAATGTCAGCTGGGCGGACATCGGAGGCCTCGAGGGCGTCAAGAGGGAACTGCAAGAAACAGTTCAGTACCCGGTGGAGCATCCGGACAAGTTCGAAAAGTTTGGCATGTCCCCTTCCAAGGGCGTGCTGTTCTACGGACCACCGGGTTGCGGCAAGACTCTTCTCGCAAAGGCGATCGCGAATGAATGTCAAGCAAACTTTATCAGCGTCAAAGGCCCTGAGCTGCTGACCATGTGGTTCGGCGAGAGCGAGGCCAACGTCCGTGAGATCTTTGACAAGGCGCGTCAGTCTGCTCCGTGCGTCCTATTCTTCGATGAGCTCGATTCAATCGCGACGCAGAGGGGCGGCAGCGTGGGAGACGCTGGAGGTGCTGGGGACAGGGTCCTCAACCAGCTGCTCACCGAGATggacggcatgaatgcaaagAAGACGGTGTTCATCATCGGCGCCACCAACCGGCCGGACATCATCGATCCCGCGCTGCTCCGTCCTGGCCGTCTCGACCAGCTTATCTACATCCCCTTGCCCGACGAGGCTTCGCGCCACCAGATCTTTAAGGCGTGCCTGAGGAAGTCCCCCGTTGCGAGCAACGTCGACCTTGgcgcgctcgccaagttcacgGCGGGCTTCAGCGGTGCGGACATTACCGAGATTTGCCAGAGGGCGTGCAAGTATGCCATCCGTGAAGACATTGAGAAAGACATCGAGCGGCAAAGGAAGTCCAAGGAGAACTCGGAAGACACAGAGGTGGACTGCACCGAGGAGCCGGCACAGATCAAGGTGCCTCACTTTGAGGAGTCCATGAAGTACGCGCGGAGGAGCGTCAGCGACGCGGACATCCGGAGGTATCAGGCGTTCGCGCAGACGCTGCAGCAATCGAGGGGTTTCGGCAGCGAGTTCCGCTTCTCGACGCATTCCAAACCGGCTGAACCTGCTGTGACGGCCAACGCCGACGAGGATGATCTTTACAACTGA